The stretch of DNA CCCTGTCCGAAAACTCAATTGAAGGCACTCCATCAACGACATCTTTCCTCACATCATCTTCTCGATGATCCAAATCATCCACTTCCCACTCATCATCCATGGTATTATTCATGGGACCTGTATTAAGAACAGCATCCTTAAACGAGAATGGTTTGGACATTCCTGCACCCAAAGTTTCCAAATCTCCTCCTTCATCCGATGGCTCCTCCTCTCGACACCGGACTTTCTTCGAAATCCTACCAGGCACCGTAACCGGTTGTTCACTcataatacattttttattaaatgatttttgttCAAACCTGAGTaattaatgatatttaaattgtgatcatgatgaaattgagttgaataACAAATGGGTAATGTAGAAGCAAGTTTGAACAAGTGTTAGTAAGGAAATCATTGTTGAGTTATTAGGGAATTATATGTAGGAATTAAGAACTatataatgataatttaaaatttttagaatataaTGATTAAGTCGGAATTAGATACGAATGagtgatttaaaataatttcgGATGGTTACGTAAAATTCATTTCTAAGGACTTTATTTGCACGATTATTTGTTAGTTTGAGTAAAAATGACATGATCATTATAACCTCTCATCTATATTAATTTAGatgaataaatagaaaatattcaCTTACAATTCTGAAAGCCAATAAGAGATTCATTTTACAACCTACATGATGTcacaatttttttccattttctaaataattaattGGGGAATCTGAATCCATCCCAATTGAAGTTTAATTTGGATAAAAGAACCTTCACACAAAAAAGGGGACCGTACCCTGAGGACAAACTACAACTCATTTTGCTTTGgcaacaaatataataataataataatgcttgATTCTTCCACTCTTTTTACCCTAATCAACAACAAGAAGCAAAATGTGACAACTAAGCTGTTGGGAATATCTCCGATCAATTATTCTGTATATTGAAGGATAAGGATATATAGGAATTTGGGTAAACTTCATAGTTCTTCACGTCTTTTAACATCCTAAATTCCAACCCAACCCACGTACAAGCACAAGGGACTTAGTAATCTTCACCTGTTGCAATATCACCAAATTTGTCTTGCAACAAAGCCATTACACTTAATTCAACTCTATAAATACACCACCATCCTTCAAACTTGAACCATCCCATCCAGGCAGGCACCACATTCCCTAATTTTTCTAACACGGCTTCAAGGATTTCCACCATGAAATTGCTTTCCCTTGTGTTATCTTCATTTGTCATTGTTCAAATAGCCCTGGCTGGTGATCCTGATATTCTTTCTGATTTTTTAGTCCCTAACCAAAACAACGTTGATGGAAGCTTCTTCACGTACACAGGGATGCGAGTCCTCGTCAACCAAAgcaccttccctgcaaatttcacgATCCTGAAAGCTAGCATGGTGGAATTCCCAGCACTAAATGGTCAAAGTGTGTCCTACGCCGTTCTTCAATACCCTGCAAGCTCTCTCAATCCTCCACACACTCATCCTCGTGCGGCCGAGCTGCTTTTCCTCGTTGATGGGAGCCTGGAAGTTGGTTTTGTCGACACAACAAACAAGCTTTTCACTCAGAGTCTACAAGCCGGCGACATGTTTATCTTTCCTAAAGGGTTAGTGCACTATCAGTACAATGCGGATCCCAATAACCCAGCTATCGCGATTTCTTCGTTTGGAAGTGCAAATGCAGGAACCGTATCGCTCCCTAAGACCCTTTTTGCCACCAACATTGACGACACTATATTGGCTAAATCCTTCAAAACCGATGTTTCCACCATTCAAGCTCTCAAGGCTGGTCTTGCATGATTCCATTTGTCTTTAAAACTTTTTCGTTGTTTTATTGTgattttgtattgaaatttacCATCTACTTTTGGTCAGAGGTTCATGTGTTTTGCATTCTGAACTAAATTGGTTTGTCTCCAAATGTTTGTTGTACTAAAATCTATGTGGTAATTGTTTATTtaaatcgactttttatttaaaacgaaaatgggagtcgcgaCCAATCACTTTTGAGAGGCGTAATCCGGTTACTTCGAAATTTGATTGTTTCAATGaaaggtttgatttattaaaacaatgtttttcggtctacaaaaatccaaaaaaatgagttcgggagtcagttacgcacgaggaaggattagcaccctcgttacgcccaaaattggtacctaattgattacttgatgtttttagtgtcgaaaaataaaaatttgaagagatttAGAAAACGACCCCACTTTgtataatgttattatttaaacCGCTTgcataaatcaaaatatatataaaaggctctcttatctcgaggtaacaaaaaatcacgtcccgtaagttaggatacgacatcTCGAATCCTCGAAAAGGAGCTCGCtctttaaaatgctatttaaatctcatgtgtttaaattttaagaGGAATGTTCGATTATCTTGGTTCAAAGAGAAAGtcgaaccccgtaagttagggcacgaccttTCGAATATCCAAATATGAAACattatcttaattttaaaaatttctttttatacaTCGAGCAAAAATTAATGTAACActtaaaatgatatatatttaatttattcggGTATGGTATAAAACGGCCAAATACGTTTAAGTGTAACACTTGACACGAATACTAGCACAATATAAGATAACGGGTAAAAAACGACGAATAATGCGTGATAAGATAGAAATGCAAACATTATGAATATAAAATAAGGGCAAAGAATAAataggtaaaataataaaaatgaaaagttgaaaataaataaattgagggttcaattagaattaaaaataaaatgtaaggCATAAATTGTAAGATATAAGTAAATAGATAaatacgaaaataaataaaatagaaattataaaaggTAGAAATTAAATAAGCTAAGGATTAAATATACCCTTCGTCcaaaaacacacggatcctagGGGGTCTTGGGTCGGATCTTGGCTCAAAAGCCCAAAACGACGTTTTTTTAGGATTACTGAAGCCGGCTACGTTGTTCAACATTGCCTATCtcagtcaatttttttaaaaaaaatcattatgttttcattaaaaaaaacctGAGTGCTCTCTCATTTTCTGTTGTCTCCGCCGTGGCCGGAAAAATGCTTGTAgtccatttttaattttttttaaaaaaaacccataTCTAAGTGTCGAAACCGCTTttcgaaaacaaaaaaaaaatttagtttcgacttaaaaatgaaaattagagtcgccaccgatcctttattgaggtgtgatcggctcaccttaaaaacgattttggt from Gossypium hirsutum isolate 1008001.06 chromosome D04, Gossypium_hirsutum_v2.1, whole genome shotgun sequence encodes:
- the LOC107898360 gene encoding germin-like protein 9-3, coding for MLDSSTLFTLINNKKQNVTTKLLGISPINYSAGTTFPNFSNTASRISTMKLLSLVLSSFVIVQIALAGDPDILSDFLVPNQNNVDGSFFTYTGMRVLVNQSTFPANFTILKASMVEFPALNGQSVSYAVLQYPASSLNPPHTHPRAAELLFLVDGSLEVGFVDTTNKLFTQSLQAGDMFIFPKGLVHYQYNADPNNPAIAISSFGSANAGTVSLPKTLFATNIDDTILAKSFKTDVSTIQALKAGLA